The sequence GCCCGTATTGCGAGCAGCAGAAACACCTTCTCGCTTTTATGTCTAATATTCTAATTAATGGATTCTTTCATCATTATAAGGACTTTATAATTTTTCTCGGTGTTATCTATTGACTATGGTCAATGATTATAAGCTCAAAATCATCATAAGTTTGGTTCAGCACACTTTCAATAGACCTTACCTTATAACGTATTCTCTATTATACGTCGGTAGTATAACGCTTATGGTTGGCATATATCAGATAAATATCTTAAAGAAAATAGATATAAATTCTTAGTAAGTAAAGATAGCCGTCAACTGCCATGAAAGAGCGCTTAAAAGTAGCCGTAGTCGATATCTTCAAGAGCTATTGCAGAATTTGCGAAGCCCTAGAACGTAAAGGCCATAAAGCATTTTTCATCTGCGCCGGTAAGGAAGCTCCGCGATTTGAAAAAACACGTATACCGATAAGCTATTGGAAAAGGACTTTGACTTTACCCTATAAAAGAATCCCCTTTCTTCACAACTTCACCAATCAACCTCTAGTTCCACATCTCTTAAGCATATTAAAAAGGTTAGATCCACATATAGTGAATGTTCATGAGCATAGTCACATAACTAGCAGTTATCCGCCAACATTACTTAAGGAGAGATGGAAAGTGGTATTGACCGAGCATGGCTGTAGTTGGGGAAGAAAACGAGATAAGCTGCTTACGCCAATAGCTAAGTACTTCTTATTCCCATTAGTTGACGCTTTTGTAGCTATTACTCCGGCAGCAAAGAAATTCCTCGAAATTAATGGAGTGAAAAACGTTAAAGTAATAGGTAATCCTGTAAATTGTGAGCTATTTACTCCTGATACACGTATTGAAGACAGAGATGATATAATTCTATTTGTAGGGCGCCTTCATATATTCAAGGGATTAAAGTATCTCCTCTTAGCTATGAGAGAAGTGGTTTGCGAAATACAAAACGCAAAACTGTTTATAATAGGTGGTGGTCCGTTAGAACCCCTCATGAGAAAATTATCAAAAAAATATTCTTACATCCGTTATCTAGGACCTAAACGTCATGAAGAACTCCCAAAATACTATAACATGGCCAAAGCCGTTGTCCTGCCCAGCATTCATGAACCTTTTGGAATAGCCTTAGCCGAAGCTATGGCATGTGGAACACCCGTAATAGGCTCTAATATTGAGGGAATACCATACGTTATTGGAAGCTCCGGCATATTAGTACCTCCTAAAAATCACAAA comes from Thermoproteales archaeon and encodes:
- a CDS encoding glycosyltransferase family 4 protein, which encodes MKERLKVAVVDIFKSYCRICEALERKGHKAFFICAGKEAPRFEKTRIPISYWKRTLTLPYKRIPFLHNFTNQPLVPHLLSILKRLDPHIVNVHEHSHITSSYPPTLLKERWKVVLTEHGCSWGRKRDKLLTPIAKYFLFPLVDAFVAITPAAKKFLEINGVKNVKVIGNPVNCELFTPDTRIEDRDDIILFVGRLHIFKGLKYLLLAMREVVCEIQNAKLFIIGGGPLEPLMRKLSKKYSYIRYLGPKRHEELPKYYNMAKAVVLPSIHEPFGIALAEAMACGTPVIGSNIEGIPYVIGSSGILVPPKNHKILKEAIIKVLKDSSLAKLLSIKGRKRAVRFFSYESVAKKYEELFYEILT